One window of the Flavobacteriaceae bacterium YJPT1-3 genome contains the following:
- the mvaD gene encoding diphosphomevalonate decarboxylase, whose protein sequence is MIDESFIIGKPQALPEVYHTRFTAPSNIALVKYWGKHGTQLPQNANISFTLDHCQTQTSVAFEKKKSPDEHISFEIFLDGQPAPDFKPKIEQFIKRIVPYQPFLNNYTLEIQTRNTFPHSSGIASSASGMAALACCFMDFERSLNSDITDIQFRQKASFLARLGSGSAARSIEGGLMTWGVHPDLPGSSDRYAIAYPHQVHELFTTYQDTILLVDKGEKQVSSTVGHRLMHGHAFAKARFEQANEQMSKLIPVLKAGDLDTFMKIVEMEALSLHAMMMTADPYFMLMKPNTLEIIQKVWDYRKSEGVPLCFTLDAGANVHLLYPETAKEQALQFIEDELVVHCQNGQYICDRVGKGAKNTYL, encoded by the coding sequence ATGATCGATGAATCCTTTATAATCGGAAAGCCGCAAGCGCTTCCGGAGGTCTACCATACACGTTTTACGGCTCCCTCCAACATTGCCCTGGTTAAGTATTGGGGAAAGCACGGAACTCAATTGCCGCAAAATGCCAACATCAGCTTTACCCTGGATCACTGCCAAACGCAAACCAGTGTCGCCTTTGAAAAAAAGAAATCTCCAGATGAGCACATTTCCTTTGAAATCTTTTTGGACGGTCAACCAGCTCCCGATTTTAAACCCAAGATCGAGCAGTTCATCAAGCGTATTGTACCGTATCAGCCTTTCCTGAACAACTACACCCTGGAAATTCAAACCCGAAATACCTTTCCGCACAGTTCGGGAATAGCCTCCTCCGCAAGCGGAATGGCTGCTTTGGCTTGTTGCTTTATGGATTTTGAGCGTAGCTTGAACTCCGATATTACGGACATCCAGTTCAGGCAGAAAGCGTCTTTTCTGGCCCGCCTGGGGTCCGGGTCTGCAGCGCGCAGTATCGAAGGAGGTTTAATGACCTGGGGGGTGCACCCGGACCTGCCCGGAAGCAGCGACCGTTATGCGATCGCCTATCCGCATCAGGTGCACGAGCTGTTTACCACCTACCAGGACACCATACTGTTGGTCGATAAGGGAGAAAAACAGGTCAGTAGTACGGTGGGTCACCGCCTGATGCATGGGCACGCTTTCGCGAAAGCGCGTTTTGAGCAGGCCAACGAGCAAATGAGCAAACTCATACCGGTTCTGAAAGCCGGAGATCTCGATACGTTTATGAAGATCGTTGAAATGGAAGCATTGAGCTTACATGCCATGATGATGACCGCTGATCCCTATTTTATGCTCATGAAACCTAATACCCTGGAGATCATACAGAAAGTCTGGGACTACCGGAAATCGGAAGGGGTGCCGCTCTGCTTTACCCTGGATGCCGGTGCCAACGTACATCTGTTGTATCCGGAAACAGCCAAAGAGCAGGCCTTGCAATTTATTGAAGACGAGCTCGTTGTACATTGTCAAAATGGGCAGTATATTTGCGACCGGGTGGGCAAAGGCGCAAAAAATACGTACCTTTAA
- a CDS encoding mevalonate kinase yields the protein MKGPLFYSKILLFGEYGIIKDSKGLSIPYNFYNGALKKDGAQTEAALQSNKNLERFAKYLKTLEEQVEFDLATLEKDVAEGMYFDSSIPQGYGVGSSGALVAAIYDKYAIDKITVLENLTRDKLLELKAIFGKMESFFHGKSSGLDPLNSYLSLPILINSQDHIEPAGIPSQTPDGKGAVFLLDSGIVGETAPMVSIFMENMKQEGFRNMLKEKFVKYTDACVDDFLKGDVKSLFGNVKHLSKTVLNHFKPMIPAQFHKLWQNGLETNDYYLKLCGSGGGGYILGFTEDIDKAREALKDYKLEVVYNF from the coding sequence TTGAAAGGACCTCTTTTTTACTCTAAAATTCTGCTCTTTGGTGAGTATGGTATCATCAAAGACTCCAAAGGACTCTCCATTCCTTATAATTTTTACAATGGAGCCCTCAAGAAAGATGGGGCTCAGACGGAAGCCGCTCTGCAATCCAATAAGAATTTAGAGCGTTTCGCCAAGTATCTGAAAACTTTAGAGGAGCAAGTCGAGTTCGATCTGGCTACCCTTGAAAAAGACGTGGCTGAGGGCATGTATTTTGACAGCAGCATTCCGCAAGGTTATGGAGTGGGAAGTAGTGGTGCCTTGGTAGCCGCTATCTATGATAAATATGCCATTGATAAAATTACGGTTCTCGAAAACCTGACCCGGGATAAGCTTTTGGAGTTGAAGGCCATTTTTGGAAAAATGGAATCCTTCTTCCACGGTAAGTCGTCCGGCTTAGATCCGTTGAATTCTTATTTAAGCCTGCCCATTCTGATCAATAGTCAGGACCATATCGAGCCTGCCGGGATTCCTTCTCAGACTCCCGACGGAAAAGGAGCAGTCTTTCTGTTAGACAGTGGAATTGTTGGAGAGACAGCGCCTATGGTGTCTATCTTTATGGAAAATATGAAGCAGGAAGGTTTTCGCAATATGCTGAAGGAGAAGTTTGTGAAATATACCGATGCCTGTGTGGACGACTTTCTCAAGGGAGATGTCAAATCTTTGTTCGGGAATGTCAAACATCTTTCCAAGACCGTGCTCAATCATTTTAAACCCATGATCCCAGCTCAGTTCCATAAACTGTGGCAAAACGGACTGGAAACCAATGACTACTACCTGAAGTTATGTGGCTCCGGTGGAGGGGGTTATATCCTGGGTTTTACGGAAGATATCGATAAGGCGCGCGAAGCACTAAAAGACTATAAGCTGGAAGTGGTCTATAACTTCTAG
- a CDS encoding carbon-nitrogen hydrolase family protein: MGKNSNTLKVALAQIAPVWLDRKATTAKIKAAMEEAAREEAELIVFGEGLLPGYPFWLALTNGASWNNRVVKELHAHYTRNAVQIERGDLEEVCALSRKHQLATYLGIIERPVDRGGHSLYASLVYIDATGSIRSVHRKLQPTYDERLTWAPGDGHGLQVHPLKQFTVGGLNCWENWMPLPRASLYAQGENLHVAVWPGSDHNTKDITRFIARESRSFVISVSALMKREDFPKDTPHLDEILKEAPDVLANGGSCLAGPDGEWVVEPVLHEEGLIYQTIDFNRVYEERQNFDPVGHYSRPDVTQLTVNRSRQSTLKIND, translated from the coding sequence ATGGGGAAGAATTCAAATACCTTAAAAGTAGCCCTGGCCCAGATCGCTCCGGTCTGGCTGGATCGAAAAGCCACCACAGCAAAAATAAAAGCAGCCATGGAAGAGGCTGCCCGTGAGGAGGCCGAATTGATCGTGTTCGGAGAGGGTTTGCTGCCCGGTTATCCGTTCTGGTTAGCCTTGACCAATGGCGCTTCCTGGAATAACCGTGTCGTTAAAGAACTGCATGCGCATTACACGCGCAACGCCGTCCAGATTGAGCGTGGAGATCTGGAAGAGGTGTGTGCGCTTTCGCGAAAGCATCAACTGGCTACTTATCTGGGGATCATCGAGCGCCCGGTAGATCGTGGAGGGCATAGCCTTTACGCCTCTTTGGTCTATATTGATGCCACCGGAAGTATCCGGTCTGTACATCGCAAACTACAGCCCACCTATGATGAGCGCCTGACCTGGGCTCCTGGAGACGGTCACGGACTTCAAGTACATCCCTTAAAACAATTTACCGTTGGTGGATTGAATTGCTGGGAGAATTGGATGCCCTTACCCAGAGCCTCCCTCTATGCCCAGGGTGAGAATCTGCACGTAGCGGTCTGGCCCGGAAGCGATCACAATACCAAAGACATTACTCGTTTTATCGCCAGAGAATCCCGCTCTTTCGTGATCTCTGTTTCCGCTCTAATGAAGCGAGAAGATTTTCCCAAAGACACCCCGCATTTAGATGAAATTCTCAAAGAAGCTCCGGATGTCCTGGCTAATGGAGGTTCTTGCCTGGCCGGGCCCGATGGGGAATGGGTGGTGGAGCCTGTGCTTCATGAGGAGGGATTGATCTACCAGACCATCGACTTTAATCGGGTGTATGAAGAGCGGCAGAATTTTGATCCGGTAGGGCATTACAGCCGTCCTGATGTGACCCAGTTGACTGTGAATCGCAGTCGGCAATCCACCCTGAAAATCAACGATTAA
- a CDS encoding geranylgeranylglycerol-phosphate geranylgeranyltransferase — MSTAANNRLFLKLFGLFSVVRGYNILVITLAQYLSAIYILSPELPVREVLFDPNLFLLVLSSGLTIAAGYIINNFYDSEKDLINRPRKTMLDRVVSQRTKIVFYFVLNFLSIIVASYVSFRAVLFFSIYIFGIWIYSHRLKKIPFIGNLTSAILAVTPFFAVFIYYANFELVIFVHATFLFLVLAMREMVKDLENMRGDLAQNYRTIPIVFGERTAKSLLTALVGLTVIPIYLLINYFEIGHMYLYFYASVVLLLLFLALLWRSRSRPHYLLLHNILKLIVVAGVFCILLIDIDVVLNRI, encoded by the coding sequence ATGTCAACGGCTGCCAACAACCGACTCTTTCTGAAATTGTTCGGCCTGTTCAGTGTAGTGCGTGGATACAATATTCTTGTCATTACCCTGGCGCAATACCTCTCGGCCATTTATATTTTGTCTCCTGAGTTACCGGTGCGTGAAGTGCTTTTCGATCCCAATCTGTTTTTGCTGGTGCTTTCCAGCGGATTGACCATTGCAGCAGGATACATCATCAATAATTTTTACGACAGTGAGAAAGATCTGATCAACCGCCCGCGTAAAACCATGTTGGATCGGGTGGTGAGTCAGCGCACTAAGATCGTGTTCTATTTTGTGCTCAATTTCCTTTCGATCATCGTCGCGAGTTACGTATCCTTTCGGGCCGTGCTCTTTTTTTCAATCTATATTTTTGGGATCTGGATCTACTCCCACCGACTCAAAAAAATACCGTTCATCGGCAACCTGACTTCTGCCATTCTGGCCGTCACTCCCTTCTTTGCCGTCTTTATCTACTACGCCAATTTTGAGCTAGTCATTTTCGTGCATGCGACCTTTCTTTTTCTGGTCTTAGCCATGCGCGAAATGGTCAAAGATCTGGAGAATATGCGTGGGGATCTTGCCCAAAACTACCGCACCATTCCCATTGTTTTTGGGGAACGTACCGCCAAGTCGCTGCTTACTGCCCTGGTGGGCCTCACCGTGATCCCGATCTATTTGCTGATCAATTATTTTGAGATCGGGCATATGTACCTCTACTTCTACGCCAGCGTTGTTTTATTATTGCTCTTTCTGGCGCTGCTATGGCGTTCCCGGTCAAGACCCCACTACCTCTTGCTGCACAACATTTTAAAACTCATTGTGGTGGCCGGAGTATTCTGTATTTTGCTGATCGATATTGACGTTGTACTAAACCGTATTTAA
- a CDS encoding tryptophan-rich sensory protein has product MRQSQLVKIGIAVTLCLLVGLLASYATQSSIHTWYPTLTKPAFTPPNWLFAPVWIVLYILMGISAGLVWSRGFYHKWVKTALYHFGFQLILNASWSVLFFGLESPLWALLIILTLFIVLLFTIKWFKVVHSKAAYLLIPYAVWIAFATALNFEIWRLNS; this is encoded by the coding sequence ATGCGTCAGTCCCAACTCGTTAAAATCGGAATTGCAGTGACCCTCTGCTTGTTGGTCGGTTTATTGGCCAGCTATGCTACTCAGAGCAGTATCCATACCTGGTACCCCACCCTGACTAAGCCCGCATTCACTCCGCCCAATTGGCTATTTGCCCCGGTTTGGATCGTGCTTTATATTCTTATGGGTATTTCAGCCGGCCTGGTGTGGAGCCGGGGTTTTTATCATAAGTGGGTAAAAACGGCTTTGTATCATTTTGGTTTTCAGCTCATCCTGAACGCATCCTGGTCGGTGCTGTTTTTTGGATTGGAAAGTCCATTATGGGCCCTTTTGATCATCCTGACCTTATTTATAGTCCTGCTTTTTACCATCAAATGGTTTAAGGTAGTTCATAGCAAGGCCGCATACTTGTTGATCCCTTATGCGGTTTGGATCGCGTTTGCCACTGCGCTCAACTTTGAGATCTGGCGATTAAACAGCTGA